A portion of the Salminus brasiliensis chromosome 9, fSalBra1.hap2, whole genome shotgun sequence genome contains these proteins:
- the map4k2 gene encoding mitogen-activated protein kinase kinase kinase kinase 2 isoform X1, whose amino-acid sequence MNTIGVSFLDPLDDYEIIHRIGSGTYGDVFKARNIKTSEMAAIKIVKLDPGDDISSIQQEITTMKECKHKNIVAYYGSYHRNTKLWICMEYCGGGSLQDIYHVTGPLKEKQIAYICRETLQGLNHLHETGKIHRDIKGANILLTERGDVKLADFGVAAEISASVAKRKSFIGTPYCGVCVSVHLRMAPEVAAVEKKGGYNHLCDIWAVGITAIELAELQPPMFDLHPMKALMLMSKSSFQPPKLKDKAKWSPGFHSFVKMCLTKSPRKRPTAETLLQHPFVTQLLTRNLVIELLDMANNPDLHQDPTIEDNEQDANVDTPDKIQSKGKCLPVERSLSEEQFDQVKFAPLRRKETDPYPDLGSCDDWSVSGDEVESPSLLECVEEELQQRSLTVKRLSPFEWGKRKSGILSAPPASATASLPPMSTFSTSQEDRDLTLRPSTTLRPDPAPRPSSVLIRCSASQDVRQWCSDPCVPEGSEDEQKTLTRMTSKDTALSPEWSTMRKKAEDSRAESHGLPPTPQVHMGACFSKVFNGCPLKIHCAVTWVFPKTRDQYLILGAEEGVYTLNLNELHEDTLEKLLPQRSTWLYVMNNVLMSVSGKSSQLYSHSLTALFEQRGHLQKKQSHLSLSTNRFTERIIHRKFAVSLKIPDTKGCRKCSVARNPYTDSTFLCAAVPSGLVLLLWYEPLQKFMHLKHIVVSLPDPLSIFELLVLVTDELPQLCVGVRECRPRNDALQKEQQLKFDIIHLNGTPNSQADTECVKAVQVTQLDRDTVLIALEKAVQIVNLQGVPSKELTSELDFEFPIETLVCLQDSVLAFWKHGLKGRSLHDSKITQEITDETRVFRVLGTNRDIVLQSTPTDNPSATSNLYILTGHESSY is encoded by the exons ATGAATACTATCGGAGTCTCATTTTTGGACCCGCTGGATGACTATGAGATCATTCACAGGATTGGAAGCGGAACATACGGAGATGTGTTTAAG GCAAGAAATATCAAGACCTCAGAGATGGCTGCTATTAAGATCGTTAAACTGGATCCTG gAGACGACATCTCGTCTATCCAGCAGGAGATTACCACGATGAAGGAGTGCAAGCACAAGAACATTGTGGCCTATTATGGCAGCTACCACAG GAACACAAAGCTATGGATCTGTATGGAGTACTGTGGAGGAGGGTCATTGCAAGACATCTATCATG TGACTGGGCCCCTAAAGGAGAAACAGATTGCCTATATCTGCAGGGAAACTCTGCAG GGTTTAAATCATCTCCATGAGACTGGCAAAATTCACCGAGATATTAAG GGAGCCAACATACTGCTGACTGAACGAGGAGATGTCAAACTGG CTGATTTCGGGGTTGCTGCAGAGATCAGTGCCTCTGTTGCCAAGAGGAAGTCTTTTATTGGAACTCCCTACTG TggggtgtgtgtttctgtacatTTAAGGATGGCTCCTGAGGTTGCAGCCGTGGAGAAGAAGGGTGGTTATAACCACTTGTGTGACATCTGGGCTGTGGGCATCACTGCCATTGAGCTAGCAGAACTGCAGCCACCCATGTTTGACCTTCATCCCATGAA GGCTCTGATGCTGATGTCCAAGAGCAGTTTTCAGCCTCCTAAACTGAAAGACAAGGCAAAATG GTCTCCAGGTTTTCACAGCTTTGTAAAGATGTGCTTGACTAAGAGTCCACGAAAGAGACCCACAGCAGAAACTCTTTTACAG caTCCATTTGTGACACAGTTACTGACCAGAAACCTGGTCATTGAGCTGCTGGACATGGCCAACAACCCAGACCTGCATCAAGATCCCACCATTGAAGACAACGAGCAGGAC GCCAACGTTGACACTCCAGATAAGATTCAGTCTAAGGGAAAGTGTTTACCAGTGGAGAGGAGTTTGTCTGAGGAACAGT TTGACCAGGTGAAGTTTGCACCTTTGCGGAGGAAAGAGACAGATCCCTATCCGGATCTG GGTTCGTGTGATGACTGGAGTGTTTCAGGGGATGAAGTTGAGTCACC GAGTCTTCTGGAATGTGTGGAAGAGGAGTTGCAGCAGAG GAGCCTGACAGTAAAAAGGCTTTCACCCTTTGAG TGGGGGAAGAGGAAAAGTGGAATACTTAGTGCTCCACCAGCCTCAGCCACTGCTTCACTCCCTCCCATGAGCACTTTCAGCACTTCTCAGGAGGACAGAGACCTGACTCTGAGGCCCAGCACAACCCTGCGGCCTGATCCTGCCCCGAGGCCCAGCTCAG tgcTCATAAGGTGCTCAGCCAGTCAGGATGTGCGGCAGTGGTGCAGTGACCCTTGTGTTCCTGAGGGCAGCGAGGATGAGCAGAAGACTCTTACCAGAATGACCAGCAAGGACACAGCTCTCTCTCCTGAGTGGAGCACCATGAGGAAGAAAGCAGAAGACTCG AGAGCTGAATCTCACGGACTCCCTCCCACCCCCCAAGTCCAT ATGGgggcctgcttctccaaagtcTTCAACGGCTGCCCACTTAAAATCCATTGTGCCGTGACATGGGTTTTTCCAAAGACTAGAG ATCAGTACCTGATTTTGGGAGCAGAAGAGGGCGTCTATACACTCAACTTGAATGAGCTTCATGAGGACACTTTGGAAAAG TTGCTTCCACAGAGATCTACCTGGCTCTACGTCATGAACAATGTTCTCATGTCTGtctctg GGAAATCGTCTCAACTTTACTCTCATAGCCTAACAGCTCTGTTTGAGCAGCGTGGGCACTTGCAGAAGAAACAGAGTCACTTATCCCTCAGCACCAACCGCTTCACTGAAAGGATCATTCACAG AAAGTTTGCAGTGTCACTCAAGATCCCAGACACTAAAGGCTGTCGGAAGTGCAGTGTGG CTCGCAACCCATACACTGACAGCACGTTCCTGTGTGCAGCTGTGCCCTCTGGGCTTGTTTTGCTGCTGTGGTACGAACCCCTGCAGAAATTCATGCACCTTAAG CATATAGTTGTGAGCCTGCCCGACCCTCTGTCCATCTTTGAGCTGCTGGTTCTGGTGACGGATGAGCTTCCTCAGCTCTGTGTGGGTGTTAGAGAATGCAGGCCAAGAAACGATGCACTTCAGAAAGAGCAACAGCTGAAGTTTGACATCATCCACCTGAACGGCACTCCAAATTCCCAAGCAG aCACTGAATGTGTAAAAGCAGTGCAGGTCACACAACTGGACAGAGATACCGTTCTGATTGCACTAGAAA AAGCAGTGCAGATTGTGAATCTTCAGGGTGTCCCAAGCAAGGAGCTGACCTCGGAACTGGACTTTGAATTCCCTATTGAGACGTTAG
- the map4k2 gene encoding mitogen-activated protein kinase kinase kinase kinase 2 isoform X2 — protein MNTIGVSFLDPLDDYEIIHRIGSGTYGDVFKARNIKTSEMAAIKIVKLDPGDDISSIQQEITTMKECKHKNIVAYYGSYHRNTKLWICMEYCGGGSLQDIYHVTGPLKEKQIAYICRETLQGLNHLHETGKIHRDIKGANILLTERGDVKLADFGVAAEISASVAKRKSFIGTPYWMAPEVAAVEKKGGYNHLCDIWAVGITAIELAELQPPMFDLHPMKALMLMSKSSFQPPKLKDKAKWSPGFHSFVKMCLTKSPRKRPTAETLLQHPFVTQLLTRNLVIELLDMANNPDLHQDPTIEDNEQDANVDTPDKIQSKGKCLPVERSLSEEQFDQVKFAPLRRKETDPYPDLGSCDDWSVSGDEVESPSLLECVEEELQQRSLTVKRLSPFEWGKRKSGILSAPPASATASLPPMSTFSTSQEDRDLTLRPSTTLRPDPAPRPSSVLIRCSASQDVRQWCSDPCVPEGSEDEQKTLTRMTSKDTALSPEWSTMRKKAEDSRAESHGLPPTPQVHMGACFSKVFNGCPLKIHCAVTWVFPKTRDQYLILGAEEGVYTLNLNELHEDTLEKLLPQRSTWLYVMNNVLMSVSGKSSQLYSHSLTALFEQRGHLQKKQSHLSLSTNRFTERIIHRKFAVSLKIPDTKGCRKCSVARNPYTDSTFLCAAVPSGLVLLLWYEPLQKFMHLKHIVVSLPDPLSIFELLVLVTDELPQLCVGVRECRPRNDALQKEQQLKFDIIHLNGTPNSQADTECVKAVQVTQLDRDTVLIALEKAVQIVNLQGVPSKELTSELDFEFPIETLVCLQDSVLAFWKHGLKGRSLHDSKITQEITDETRVFRVLGTNRDIVLQSTPTDNPSATSNLYILTGHESSY, from the exons ATGAATACTATCGGAGTCTCATTTTTGGACCCGCTGGATGACTATGAGATCATTCACAGGATTGGAAGCGGAACATACGGAGATGTGTTTAAG GCAAGAAATATCAAGACCTCAGAGATGGCTGCTATTAAGATCGTTAAACTGGATCCTG gAGACGACATCTCGTCTATCCAGCAGGAGATTACCACGATGAAGGAGTGCAAGCACAAGAACATTGTGGCCTATTATGGCAGCTACCACAG GAACACAAAGCTATGGATCTGTATGGAGTACTGTGGAGGAGGGTCATTGCAAGACATCTATCATG TGACTGGGCCCCTAAAGGAGAAACAGATTGCCTATATCTGCAGGGAAACTCTGCAG GGTTTAAATCATCTCCATGAGACTGGCAAAATTCACCGAGATATTAAG GGAGCCAACATACTGCTGACTGAACGAGGAGATGTCAAACTGG CTGATTTCGGGGTTGCTGCAGAGATCAGTGCCTCTGTTGCCAAGAGGAAGTCTTTTATTGGAACTCCCTACTG GATGGCTCCTGAGGTTGCAGCCGTGGAGAAGAAGGGTGGTTATAACCACTTGTGTGACATCTGGGCTGTGGGCATCACTGCCATTGAGCTAGCAGAACTGCAGCCACCCATGTTTGACCTTCATCCCATGAA GGCTCTGATGCTGATGTCCAAGAGCAGTTTTCAGCCTCCTAAACTGAAAGACAAGGCAAAATG GTCTCCAGGTTTTCACAGCTTTGTAAAGATGTGCTTGACTAAGAGTCCACGAAAGAGACCCACAGCAGAAACTCTTTTACAG caTCCATTTGTGACACAGTTACTGACCAGAAACCTGGTCATTGAGCTGCTGGACATGGCCAACAACCCAGACCTGCATCAAGATCCCACCATTGAAGACAACGAGCAGGAC GCCAACGTTGACACTCCAGATAAGATTCAGTCTAAGGGAAAGTGTTTACCAGTGGAGAGGAGTTTGTCTGAGGAACAGT TTGACCAGGTGAAGTTTGCACCTTTGCGGAGGAAAGAGACAGATCCCTATCCGGATCTG GGTTCGTGTGATGACTGGAGTGTTTCAGGGGATGAAGTTGAGTCACC GAGTCTTCTGGAATGTGTGGAAGAGGAGTTGCAGCAGAG GAGCCTGACAGTAAAAAGGCTTTCACCCTTTGAG TGGGGGAAGAGGAAAAGTGGAATACTTAGTGCTCCACCAGCCTCAGCCACTGCTTCACTCCCTCCCATGAGCACTTTCAGCACTTCTCAGGAGGACAGAGACCTGACTCTGAGGCCCAGCACAACCCTGCGGCCTGATCCTGCCCCGAGGCCCAGCTCAG tgcTCATAAGGTGCTCAGCCAGTCAGGATGTGCGGCAGTGGTGCAGTGACCCTTGTGTTCCTGAGGGCAGCGAGGATGAGCAGAAGACTCTTACCAGAATGACCAGCAAGGACACAGCTCTCTCTCCTGAGTGGAGCACCATGAGGAAGAAAGCAGAAGACTCG AGAGCTGAATCTCACGGACTCCCTCCCACCCCCCAAGTCCAT ATGGgggcctgcttctccaaagtcTTCAACGGCTGCCCACTTAAAATCCATTGTGCCGTGACATGGGTTTTTCCAAAGACTAGAG ATCAGTACCTGATTTTGGGAGCAGAAGAGGGCGTCTATACACTCAACTTGAATGAGCTTCATGAGGACACTTTGGAAAAG TTGCTTCCACAGAGATCTACCTGGCTCTACGTCATGAACAATGTTCTCATGTCTGtctctg GGAAATCGTCTCAACTTTACTCTCATAGCCTAACAGCTCTGTTTGAGCAGCGTGGGCACTTGCAGAAGAAACAGAGTCACTTATCCCTCAGCACCAACCGCTTCACTGAAAGGATCATTCACAG AAAGTTTGCAGTGTCACTCAAGATCCCAGACACTAAAGGCTGTCGGAAGTGCAGTGTGG CTCGCAACCCATACACTGACAGCACGTTCCTGTGTGCAGCTGTGCCCTCTGGGCTTGTTTTGCTGCTGTGGTACGAACCCCTGCAGAAATTCATGCACCTTAAG CATATAGTTGTGAGCCTGCCCGACCCTCTGTCCATCTTTGAGCTGCTGGTTCTGGTGACGGATGAGCTTCCTCAGCTCTGTGTGGGTGTTAGAGAATGCAGGCCAAGAAACGATGCACTTCAGAAAGAGCAACAGCTGAAGTTTGACATCATCCACCTGAACGGCACTCCAAATTCCCAAGCAG aCACTGAATGTGTAAAAGCAGTGCAGGTCACACAACTGGACAGAGATACCGTTCTGATTGCACTAGAAA AAGCAGTGCAGATTGTGAATCTTCAGGGTGTCCCAAGCAAGGAGCTGACCTCGGAACTGGACTTTGAATTCCCTATTGAGACGTTAG
- the men1 gene encoding menin has protein sequence MGLRSTQKKHFPLRGIDGVVQLFEAELANPEPDLALLSLVLGFVEHFLAVNRVVPFNVPGVRFEPLKGDCLNSCFPTVELGLISALHERFTAQIRGAVDLSVYRKPAGGSSRELVKKVSDVIWNSLSRSYFKDRAHIQSLFSLITGTKLDSSGVAFAVVAACQVLGLKDVHLALSEDHAWVIFGKGGEETAEVTWHGKGNEDRRGQTVSAGVNERSWLYLKGSYMKCNRNMEVAFMVCAINPSLDLHTDSSELLQLQQRLLWLLYERGDLERYPMAMGTLADLEDQEPISGKGDPLSIHLKAVESAKKYYNNEHIYPFMYLAGYHYRHRNVREALGAWAEAASVMQDYNYCREDEEIYKEFFDIANDVIPTLLKETAAAAENGGEGVEGAEKDQPRQAAAFSALQDPECFAHLLRFYDGICKWEEGSPTPVLHVGWATYLVQSLSRFDAQIRQKVAIITKEAEPQDDDDQSSDDPREGRRRGPRRESKPEEQAGTSPPAGPGPGPTPAAPPSQPGLPKKVGGEGGRRRSSAGARGKETDGKNEPSSPSPAPSSPQPVAASSGQVVTFHSEKMKGMKGLLSAAKINSSAIKLQLTAQSQVQMKRQKPVASSDYTLSFMKRPRKTL, from the exons ATGGGGCTCCGGTCAACTCAGAAGAAGCACTTTCCCCTCAGAGGCATCGATGGAGTCGTGCAGCTATTCGAGGCGGAGCTGGCGAACCCTGAGCCAGATCTGGCCCTGCTGTCTCTGGTCCTGGGCTTTGTGGAGCACTTTCTGGCTGTCAACCGGGTAGTGCCCTTCAACGTGCCTGGAGTGCGCTTTGAACCCCTGAAAGGAGACTGTCTTAACTCCTGCTTCCCCACTGTTGAACTAGGATTAATTTCTGCGCTGCATGAACGTTTCACGGCACAGATCCGCGGTGCAGTGGACCTGTCTGTGTACCGAAAGCCTGCAGGTGGTTCGAGCAGGGAGCTGGTCAAGAAGGTCTCGGACGTGATCTGGAACAGCCTGAGCCGATCGTACTTCAAGGACAGAGCCCACATTCAGTCTCTCTTCAGTCTCATCACAG GCACAAAGTTGGACAGCTCTGGCGTGGCATTTGCAGTGGTAGCTGCGTGTCAGGTGCTAGGGTTAAAGGATGTCCACCTGGCACTCTCTGAGGACCACGCCTGGGTGATCTTTGGCAAAGGGGGTGAGGAGACAGCTGAAGTAACATGGCACGGAAAGGGCAATGAAGACAGGAGAGGCCAGACTGTCTCAGCTGGAGTCAATGAGAGG AGCTGGTTATATTTAAAAGGTTCCTACATGAAGTGTAACCGTAATATGGAGGTGGCGTTTATGGTTTGTGCCATCAACCCTTCTTTAGATCTGCACACGGACAGCAGTGAGCTGCTCCAGCTTCAGCAG AGGCTGCTTTGGTTGCTGTATGAGCGAGGAGATTTGGAAAG GTATCCTATGGCAATGGGTACTCTTGCTGACCTTGAAGATCAAGAACCAATATCTGGAAAGGGAGACCCGCTTTCAATCCATCTCAAG GCTGTAGAATCTGCAAAGAAGTACTACAACAACGAGCACATCTATCCGTTCATGTACCTGGCCGGATACCACTACAGACACAGGAACGTGAGGGAGGCTTTGGGGGCCTGGGCTGAAGCTGCTTCCGTTATGCAGGA TTACAACTACTGCCGAGAGGATGAGGAGATCTATAAGGAGTTTTTTGACATTGCTAATGATGTCATACCCACACTGCTCAAAGagacagctgctgctgctgaaaatgGAGGAGAAGGTGTTGAGGGAGCAGAAAAG GACCAGCCAAGACAGGCTGCAGCTTTCTCTGCCCTACAAGACCCAGAATGCTTTGCGCACCTGTTGCGTTTCTATGACGGAATCTGTAAGTGGGAAGAAGGAAGTCCTACCCCTGTGCTTCATGTAGGCTGGGCCACCTacctcgttcagtctctcagcCGTTTTGATGCACAG ATAAGGCAGAAAGTGGCTATTATCACCAAAGAGGCAGAACCGCAGGACGATGACGATCAGTCCAGCGATGACCCCCGTGAAGGACGCAGAAGAGGCCCGAGGCGTGAGTCCAAACCTGAGGAACAAGCGGGGACCTCTCCGCCAGCTGGGCCCGGGCCTGGGCCCACGCCTGCCGCTCCGCCCTCCCAGCCTGGCCTGCCCAAAAAAGTTGGGGGAGAAGGAGGCCGGCGTCGATCTTCAGCTGGAGCACGAGGTAAAGAGACAGATGGGAAGAACGAACCGTCCTCCCCCAGTCCTGCGCCTTCCTCTCCTCAGCCAGTGGCAGCATCTAGTGGGCAAGTGGTGACCTTCCACAGTGAGAAGATGAAAGGCATGAAGGGGCTGCTTTCTGCAGCCAAGATTAACTCCAGCGCCATCAAACTACAGCTCACTGCTCAGTCACAGGTCCAGATGAAGAGGCAGAAACCCGTAGCCTCCAGTGATTACACCCTGTCCTTCATGAAACGCCCTCGCAAGACTCTCTAG